TGTCCCGGTCAAGGACCTCGGGCGTAGGCCGAACCGATCCGGCCACCCCCACACGTCTACCGCCTACGGGAGCCCGTGGACCTTGGGACCCACCGAGTTCGACCAAGCACTACCCGCCTTGGCGTCCCAGTTGGTCGACCAGGTCATCGCGCCGCGCAGCCCGGGGTAGGTCTTCGACGGCTTGAAGGATCCGCAGTTCGTGCCGCGGGTCAGGCAGTCCAGGGCGTTGTTGACGACGGTCGGGGAGACGTAGCCGCTGCCCGCACCGCTGGGGGAGGCCGGGACGCCGATGCCGACCTGGGACGGGTCGAGGCCGCCCTCCAGCTGGATGCAGGCCAGCGCGGTGAGGAAGTCCACCGATCCCTGGGAGTACACCTTGCCGTCGCAGCCGTTCATCGAGCCGCTGTTGTAGTACTGCATGTTGACGACGGTGAGGATGTCCTTGATGTTGAGCGCCGTCTTGAAGTAGCCGCCCTGCGTGGACTGCATGTCGATGGTCTGCGGGGCCATGGTGATGACGAGCGAGGGGCCCGCCTTCGCGGACAGGGCACGCAGCGCCTGCGTCATGTAGGTGGGGTTGAGGCCGTTCTCCAGGTCGATGTCGATGCCCGTGAAGCCGTACTCCTGCATCAGGGCGTACGCGGAGTTCGCGAGGTTGGTCGCGGAGGCCGAGTCGTTGACCGTGATCGTCCCCTTCTCTCCGCCGACGGAGAGGATGACCGACTTCCCGGCCGCCTTCTTCGCGGCGATGTCGGCCTTGAACTGGGCGACCGTGTAGCCGCCGAGGCCGGCCGAGTCCAGGTTGAAGGTGATGGCGCCGGGCGTGGCGGTGGCGTCGGCGAAGGAGACGGCGATGATGTCGTACTGCGCGGAGACGTCCGAGATCCGCTGCACCGTCGCGCCGTTGTCGAAGTTCTGCCAGTAGCCGGTCAGGGCGTGCCTGGGGACGGCCGGGTTGCCCGGGTTC
This DNA window, taken from Streptomyces sp. TN58, encodes the following:
- a CDS encoding chitinase is translated as MNRIRSLSLPLAAAVAAGALTALATGTAQAADVNVARNGGFESGLANWSCSGGSGAAVSSPVYAGAGALRATPAGSDNARCSQTVRVKPSSTYTLSTQVQGSYVYLGATGTGTQDVSTWTPGSGGGWQKLSTTFTTGPSTTEVTVYTHGWYGQPAYTVDEFSVFGPDGGGGTDPGPGVPGAPAGAAVSGQSANGLTLSWNAVSGAAGYHVYQDGARVQTLTGTSTAVTGLAPATSYSFQVSAYSSAGEGPKSAPVTGTTTGGGNPGNPAVPRHALTGYWQNFDNGATVQRISDVSAQYDIIAVSFADATATPGAITFNLDSAGLGGYTVAQFKADIAAKKAAGKSVILSVGGEKGTITVNDSASATNLANSAYALMQEYGFTGIDIDLENGLNPTYMTQALRALSAKAGPSLVITMAPQTIDMQSTQGGYFKTALNIKDILTVVNMQYYNSGSMNGCDGKVYSQGSVDFLTALACIQLEGGLDPSQVGIGVPASPSGAGSGYVSPTVVNNALDCLTRGTNCGSFKPSKTYPGLRGAMTWSTNWDAKAGSAWSNSVGPKVHGLP